TTACTACCATAATATTACTTTCTAAACATAAAACATCCGTACATAAATTCATGTAAATTTTTCCTAAAACTATTTTTTTCCTGAAATCAGAAAATTAACACTCTAAATTGGAAACAAATAAACATAGATTGGCtgttcaattattattattattattattatttttgtttttttttaaagcttttcaATAAGGTAGCTTGCAAACCCAGCAAACTTGGAAGCTATCTttgacttgaattttaaaagAAACTAATTTAAACTGACCCGATTTGGCTATTGTTGAAACCTGAATGATGAACTCATCAAACAAAAATGTAATTTTTGCCACGACCGTGTACCCAATCATTAACTAGGTTACAACTTGTTCAATCCGACTGAATCATGTACTCTTATGACCTTTGGAAGGATAACCCAATAGGCTAACCAAATGGTTCCAATTTGGGTCAACTAGAGGTCATTTGTCCCTCAGATCAGTGCCACCATTGTGGATAatgaaaaaaaaactataaaatcgTGCACACAAGGCATACTTTCCACAGAGCAAAtcagaagaagacaaaaaaaaaacctttctcACTATGACCAAGTAGACCATCTTTTGACCCCTTGACACATTTTGTGGGACCCCAATTTCAACTTGCATTGAGGATCCACACTTCAAGTTTTTTGGGTTCTAATTTGgttattttcttctcatttttcaaGTGTGTATTGTTTTATTGAGTTCTAAAAGATCTGACTTTTACCTGTCTTGATCAACGGAGTCGGAATGAATTGGCATGTATCTTGATTTGATCAAGATTTTAAACACTAAAGCAAGTACCTGATGCAACTCAAGAAGCTTCTTCTCTAAATCTCTCACCGCATCATGGCGCTCTTGGATTTCCGCCAAGGTGTCCATTACCTACAATCAAATTTGGGGTGTCTTTATTAATACGGATCTATCCTTAAAATTCAACAGAAAAGCACATACAACAAAATGATCATTTAACTAGTCTTAACACTGCAATtattaagtaaaataaaaaatagatatgAACTAAAAATATCAGAAAGTAAACAAATGGGGAAGATAATTTATTGTTGGGCCATGCTAACTCGAAGAGGATCAACAAGGTTCTTCGTGACATGTGACAGAGCAGAACATGTGTCAGATCTGTGCCATTTATCCCGGAAGCAGactgcatactgagtaactcactacgctgtacatactaagtaaactgtgtggcccactgtggatgtatgtgtcttatgtacgctgtccatctgtttttccagctcattttagggcatgagcccaaaattgaagcatatccaaagctcaagtggcaacaccacaggaaacagtggagataatgatgtccaccgttgaaacctttgtagggcccacagtgatgtttatttgttatccaacttattcataaggtcacacagaaatgaatgaaagggaaacacaaatatcagcttgatccaaaattcctgtggcctccaagaagttttcaatggtaggcattcaatttactctgtttcctgtggtgtggtccacttgagctttggatatgctttaattttaggctcatgcccgaaaatgagctgtaaaatggatggacggtgcagataagacatatacatccacagtgggccctacggAGATTACTCAGTATGCTATCGCATACTCAGTTACTCGGTACAAAATCTGCTTCCATTTATCCCACTGAGAAAATgcactggcccaaaaatcaggctaactgGCGCAGGACAATGGCTATTGGATGGTATCAATCAGCCCGTAATCTcaatctcaatctcaatacctAGATAAGGTTCAAACATAAACAACCAAATTTGCAGGTTTAAATCTTACTGCACAAGTTGGACAGTATCGCAGATCAGCCAATGATTAGCATTGCACTAGTTGGTGTGATGCAAGCATCAACGCTTGTATTGAGCATGATATGCCCAACAGGTTTCAGGGAATCACTGCCAAAACAAAACCTAACTTCATCCTAACCATAAATAAAGCCAAATCCTAACCATCAATATTAATAAAATACTAACAATGACTAAAATATCCCAAAATCACTGCAGGGCTTCAAGAAATAGGTCATAACTCTATTCATATCAAATCACATGATCTTGGGTTCATTTGAAAGCTAACTTGATAAGTCTTCAAATGGAGCCAATTTTTTGTCATTAAGACAGCGAAGTTCTGAAAATATCAATGGGGAACTTGCTCACCAAGTAAACACTCTAATGACTAATTAAACAATAAACAGGATAATTTTAAACACCTCCCGTCAGTTGTCTCAATTGTAAACACCTCCTCTGTTCGATTATTGCAAGTGCGCGCGCTCCCCCCCGTGTTAGAGAGGTTAGGGAAATATGTGCTAAATGATAAAAATACACTTATTTAAGGAAATTGTTTTGCATAAATTTGGGGCCTACCATCATTATGAATGGTTTCCAACCCCAACCAACAGGGTTGCTCCACGACATAAATTGGACACCCAAAAAACCTCATCATATgggcacaccatagaaaacaatggacaacctcTCAAAAACTCCAAATTCACATGTTGGACCACCTAATAGTTGTATTAGCTTGACTTTTGAGGTGTCCCATTTTCATGGAGTGACCAtgctgaacaggttggatgacatgcaCAGACTGTGGAGGGCCACACATGTCTACGAGTTGCATATAAGATGGATAAAACGGTCAATTGCTCAAAGATAACGATGATGTTTCTTTGTATGAGGGAATCTACAATGAATTTTTTAAACTAAGTGGAGGTACAATTAATAATCCAAAATTAATgtttaaaaaaatgtaataatCCAAAATAGAGGTGTGTTTACAATTCTCCAAACAATAAACGGACATGGaatgcatactgagtaaactctatggggcccaccatgatgtatgtatcttagccacaccatccatccattttatcagctcattttagagcatgagcccaacactgaagcatatccaaagctcaaatggaccacaccacagcaaacagtgggtataatgttgtctaacattgaaaccttcctagggcccacagtgatgtttatttgtcatccaacctgttcatacggttacacagacatggatgaaggaaaaacacaaatatcagcttgaatcaaaacttccgtggcccctagaAAGTtgttaatggtaggtgttcaattcccactgtttcctgtggtgtgatccacttgagctttggatatgcttcaattttgggttcatgccctaaaatgagctggacaaatggatggacagctcagatatgacacatacataatgttgggccccaaagagtttacttagtacccAATATGCGTCCACAATAAACCTACAGACTTGTGGACCCAGTTTGATTATATCACGTGTATGGTACATCGATTAATGGATGAGGCACTGTTTGTCCATCTCCTTCTCTAGAATTCTCATTTATCTTGTGTATACCTCACTTTTCATTCAATCTCATGTTAGTTAGTTGTCTTACCAAAAGTTTAAATTGCCCAGTTACTTTCTTTCCTTCTTAATATGTGCTTTATGATCTAATGACTAGCAGGACAATTTGTTCAGGACATGAGGTAGGAGGTTTATACCATCTGGATTACGCAACAAGTACAACACTTCAATCTAGTGGGATACCGTTCCAATGGCATCGTTGCCTTGGTCATCTTCCTCTAAATAAGCTGAAGCAAATGGTTCCAGAATTAGTATCtgtttctgattttgattgtgaagttTGTCAGTACAGTAAGCATAGTCGTGCATCTTTTCCACTCTGCATAGATCTACGTCCATCGGGTCCTTTCTTATTAGTTCACTTTTATGTATGGGGCCTTGTCATGGTCCCAAGTCATCATGGGTTTAAGTATTATGTTATCTTCGTGGATGATTTTTCTAGAACTATTTAGCTAAATTTATTGAAAGAAAGAGCAGAAGTTTTTTCCATATTTCAATTATTTCTTGTTGAGATTTAAATCAGTTAAAAATAAACACTTAGCTTTTGTGTTCAGATAACAGGAGAATACACccatgttcgaagtatcggtatagctacaagtttcgctgggcGGGGATACAAGAGACatggaatttacacagtaaaaaacaCTGGTGATACACTAGCGAAATTTAGTGATATATCATTGATACCTGGAATTTATAATACCACCAGTGTTATCATTATTGTTACCAATATTATCGGTATTgctgagctggagatacggataatatcggggatattttgataatatcaaggATACTTCGACCAATGGTCataggcaatgttttaaatatcgacgatatcggccgatatgtcccacgatatatcttgtatgccacatgtgcaatacgaaatgcatgggtagtgccgatatatctcacatattcgatccagtgagtattttcaattttttatcctttttttttggttgaaattatgtaaaatcagtgtcaaatggttacaaaatccattggttcttcatgttttgcataaaaatcatagagttggagctttgatttcgatatccatttgttcttcatgtgtttttttttcaaaattttgcttcaaccagctatcaattgagactaatttcaaagtatttgatgaaatgatcatcacatgcacTAATTTCGAAATTCAagtgtaggtggtctgatttggggaaaattaaaatttttcctaatttctccccaattgcttgcaatgttgcactccaaacatgaaatcaagcatgtatgagggataatctactgatttgttaagtcattgtcaatttttgaaaaataaaaatcattttttaattaaaaaatttaataaaataatatatattattttttgaaatttcccttcaactagttgttaattgagactaatttcgaagtatttaggagtatttgattcCGAAATGATCTCTCAGACTCTCATTGACATTCTCTTTATTCATTTCACCAAAAccaatcgatctaagctatttatagtTTGGACTTCGGAGTCCATTACATGAATTCTTTTATGAATCACCATAAGTCATAAATTGTTCATTTGTCAATTAATAAATCTAAAATATTGTCCGTTGCAACATCATTGTTACATGTATCGCTAGCTAGGGATACAAAAACAAGTATTAATATAACCGATACTGGAAATGCATCACTGACTAagggaaaaatggtggaatttttcaatgaaactttaggaaatgctaaaatacacattcacatatttaggaatcaaataattgcaatataaacaataaataaataaataaataatttttttaaaaaaaaaaccacacacatacattataagtttccctttaatgggagCCTAAAAATGCATGTAATGCTTTTCGATGTATTGGTATTGCTATAAGTTTTGCTAgctagggatatggaaacaatatcgaaatcgccaataatatcgctgataatcggaaatgcagggaaacatgggaaaaacagtggaattttcagcaaaacttcaggagatgttaaaatggacatttgcatatttagagattaaaaaattgcaaaaagaatgcatacataacaagtttccatttaatggggccttaaaagcatgtgttttgtaagaattagtccaaccatcccatccggactatttaaccatccaacctttcattcaaacctccatcgatattgcaaaatattaacaacacatgatatttcaccaagaaatcatcaacaattggaaaggaaacgaactattgtggtctcaatatcgcgtatgttgcgatatcgataacatcgagatattatcaatattatcaatgacaaattaaacactacatacaaccatgtgcccatgaaaaaaaaaaaaaaatttgaaataaaaatttactattgaaaTATTATCGATAcatttatgatacaagcattacctggaatttacatagttgaaaatattggcaatattgatgcattagcaatacaagcgacacctagaatttacatacttgaaaatattggtgattacattagcaATATTCATACGTcggcgatacttagcaatacattgctaatacctgaaatttctgatactaccagcgttatcggtatcgctgagctagagataaagctaatatcggagatatttcgaacactacgctaacttagggaaacattggggaaacatgggggaaatggtggaatttttcaatgatacttcaagagatgctaaaatacacatatttgcatattttggaatcaaataatagtaaaaaagacccatatttgcatatttatgaatcaAATAAGAAGTTTGTTTTAATGGGGGCTGAAAGCATGTATCATTGACTCaagaaaacattggggaaacgttgaggaaatgatggaatttttcaatgatacttcaggagatgctaaaatacccAGATTTGCATGTTTAGGAATCAATAGTAAAAAAGACCcgtatttgcatatttatgaatcaCATAAGAAGTTTCTTTTAATGGGGGCTAAAAGCATGTATCATTGACTCaagaaaacattggggaaacatggagaaaatggtggatccatccattcatacatccacccatccatgcatgcacatacatacatacaaataaacacatatgcatgatccatccatgcagcCGTGCATGCTTACATATATATACGTACAATGACACGTccatatacacacacatgcatgatccgtccatgtatgcatgcataaacaaatatatacattcatccacgcatgcatgcatccatccatccatgcacgcATACATATATAGACATGCAAACATGCATTTTATCATACAAACATgaacccattaaaaaaaaaaatcaaatggatttttctgttttaataaacagatttttggcgatatcaatacattggtgatgcattggcaatattatcaaaatataacCGATACATTAACAATACAAGAGACACCTGGAGTCTACACAGTCAaaaacattggcgatacttagtgatatATCAGCAATGATATCTGGAATTTCTaatgctaccagtgttatcagtattgCTGAGTTGGCGATGCTgataatattggcgatattatcgataatatcgccaatattcaGAACAATGCTCTAGAAACAATCATTCAAAACTAGAGGATTTCTCAGTTAATAACTCAGCAACCTTGGTCAAGAGCAGCTATAACACATTCCTGAAAGAAAAAGTTGAGTTGTCTGCTGCCTTGATCAGTTCAAGTTTGATTTGAGTTCAAGTCGGTTCGTGATTTTTTAAAACCATGCTGGAAAAAGAGGTTACCATATACACTACAAAAGAGGAGAaggaaataataaaaataaataaaggaaaagaaaagaaagaaaaaaaaggttatTGTGACCAAAACTgctaatagagagagagagagagagagagagagagagagagagagagagagagagagagagagagagagaggaaggttaCTGCAACTGAAACTCCAAATATTCAAAAGCGAGAGAAAAAAGGCAAACCTGTCCACGGCCTTGTTCCTGAATTGCTTTCTGGAATATTTGCTCACCATTCCCAGTCTCTATCAACCGGTCAATAGTCTGTATAGGATCCAATAATCACAAGAGAATGATATCAAATATGTGGATAAATATAAAGGTCACCAGAAATTTGACAGACTAATCTCACCTCTTCATCAGCTCTTGTTCCCGTCACTGGTCATGAAGAAAAACAAGAGAAACATTTGAAAACTATCAGAGTAAAACAAGGCATACAAAATGAATGAATCACTCATCACAAGTAATAAAAACTGTGCTTTTGTCAGTGCCATGAGAACCTGTGAAAACCCTTCTCTCAATGACCTCTCGGTACTCTTCATGGATAGTTTCTCTTAAAGTCTGCAAAACAAGTTAAAATTGAACTATAAGGAATAAAGAAGCCTTTGGTTACAGCAAAGCAGTATGATATATAGAATACCTGAAATTCAGACATTCTTTCTTTCAACTTCATTTTCAACGCACTGCAACAAACAGAAGGCCACATAATTGGGATCGTGTAAACTTGTACACCTATTAACATGGAGTCTAGGACACACTACTATTTACTTTGCTGCCATGGAGGACATGGTGTAGGACAAACATCAACATGTTTCTGAGGACTTAATCTATCTTTCATTTTTTAatgtttcttatatatatatatatatatatatatatatatatatatatatatatatatatatatatatatatatatgcagtaACCGTCTTCTTAATGGcttagagtggaatggcagaaaagaaTTCATGTAGCCGAACAAAATTAgtttggataaggcttagatgatgattatgatgatttcttcctcattttcaacatggtgtggatgcaacaagCCAGTCAGTCCCAACTCCCAACGAGGGGAGTTGATGTCAGGTGGTCAGCCAGTCCTCAAAACCTTTCCCAAGCAATCATGAGAATAAGACCCAAATGACTGGGAAAAGGATCTGATGATGACAAATTGTGTTCCTTATTAATTAAAGGAATGGCTACTTATCGGTATATGTGTGATACATAATTCTAACATAATCCTACTTATAAGTATACATTTTTCGATATCTCATCCTACAGTACCCAATATTTATAAGAgtaattatatgatccttgaacCAAGGATGAGCATAAAATCCTTGGCTCCTCAGTTCGTACAGTGGTATCCATGCTTCAATGGATCCAGACAATTtatctcatgggccccacaatggatgaaccatgcctttaaaatattcaaaattgGAAAATCCCAACCTTCAATCTGTGCACTGCAAATAGATTTATATGGAAATGGTACATTAATCcataatggtccatattcaactaaAAGAAAGGACAAAGATTGTTTGACATGTATCAATTGGGGAAATTTTAGGGGCATGGtcaatccatgatggggctaatGAGTTAAGCACCTGGATCACCAAATGGACCCCCCTTGTACAGACTAGAGATGCCAGGAAACTGAAAGTCATCAAGTTGGTATCACAGAACTCCTCTATTTATAAGATATCTCGTGCATCATCATATGTAGACATGTTGGATTGGGATTGGTCCGCTTCTTTCACCAGATTCTACCCTCCTTGGATTTGGTTCATAAAGGAAATGGGAACCATGTTTATTTCCCTGTTTTTTCTGCTCCAAATTGCAAGTGAGAACAGCTCTAAATAGGTCCTTGCAAGTGGAACAACTCCAAGCCATTCTTGTGCCAATTTTGGCAGAGCACAGTCCACCGCAAACCAGAGCAACTTCAAAATGGGTCCTTGCATGAAATAGACACAATTCAACTAGGgaaaaagaaataagagaaatcCACATATAACTTACAGAGTCGTTGACATTCTCGATCGGTCTACTGCTGTTCCCTTTCCACATCCAGGCTTCTGCCTATTATTTAGATTCTGGTTTTTGAAAGAAAAGGATGGACTTagaaaggatagaattagaaatgagtggcaagacaaggatagcaTCAAAAATGAATGCAATCGAGGGAATTTAACagcagcaccaataggtaataagatgagggaaagtagacttaggggccgtttggcatctctactaaggctgtacatgagccaagctagctcgaaaagctcgcttggCTTGGCTCAATCTAGCTCGACTTGATTCGGCTTGAATGACGGCTCgagttgggtcagttgggtcaggtggctgggttgggtcgggtgcCGGTTGGGTCGCGTTGCTGGGTTCAGTTGGGTGCGGGTTGGGTTGGGAGcaggctcgacttgactcgaggtAAGCTTGCCTTGACTCGATCCACTAGCCGCCTCGAACTCGACtagaaaggtttggcaaacaagccaagcttcaatggtaAGCTCAAGGCCGAGCTCAAGGAGAGCAcgaacgagtcaagccaagcttggcccacctcaactcgaatcagctcgatgtacagccctaatcTCTACTAATAAGAGCTTATGTGCTTGCTTTAAAAATATAAGCTATTATTTTGGAAATGGACTTTGGTAAAGCTCTAATTTTAccacttattttttttttgaaactagcaacaaaaaaaaaaaaaaaaacacatctcTAAAAAAATAAGTGATGGGGAGGTCACTTTTTCTTTAAGAGCTTACTTCGCTTAAGCGGGTAGATAATTTTGGCTAATTTTTGGACGAGTTGGTCCTTAAACTTTTTAAGTAATTCCCATCTTGCCCTCTTCTCCTCTTTAAAAtctaaggtggcccacatgatgaacccatattgaaggtggggctccacatgatgaatggtccacatcaaggtgggcccacataatgcacaaacacatcaaaggtgggccccacatgatggatggtgggcattgaaggtgggaccacatgatggaaggttgacatcaaaggtgggccccacataaaggacaattagcattgatggtgggcctcacatgaaggatgacctacatcaaggtggaccccacataatggacggtccacgtcaagggtcaacccctaatgataaatggtccacatgCAAGACAAGCCTcatggacaacccactttgaaggtttggctcacaggatggatgatccacatcaaaggtgggctccatatgatggaggATCCATATCCAATTtctgacataatggatggtccaaatgtcttaaaacatgaaaattgtagccatccattcttttgccaTTTCAGGCACGGTCAATCTATGATGAGATCCACCAGAACGATCATTTGGATTGCTCTTATAATCGAGttgttgtaatctttaaaaatggcatcaactacccctttaaaaagctcttatttgaacCTTTTACCAaatgtgtttatttttaataaaagctttttttttggttttgaaaacgtgattttaccaaatgagcttatttaaaacaagagctagaacaaaaagagcttattacagtagctcttatttgaaaagctCTCATTAGATTAGAGTAAAGATGTCAAATGAGCCCTTAGATGGTTGCAACGGACACCAATAATTGTTTtatttaggagtgagttggtacaagccgaaggctctaaaagggtaaggggaaggcccaaaaggatgtaggTGTAAGTAGTAAGAAAAAACTTGAtggcctatggtctaactgaagttattgcccatgatagagtggaatggcggaaaaagATTCAcatagccgaccccaattagttgggataatgctaagaagatgatggtgatgataattTGGAGAAAAATAGATTAATTGCAAAATAAAAGAACTCCCATGGAATGAACAGCTCATGTGGAAATAACATAAGCAGCATTACATCTCTATCAAGTTGTTCAAGTTTTGATTTCGCAAAACGCGCAATTTTCCCCACTTCATCTACATCTTTCTCCATGCGCTGCTTGATTGCTGCAACCAATAATAGAATCAGTTACAGCTACTCTAAGTGAATGATGGTCAGAAAAAAAAACAGCATGGATTACTGGGATACAAGAAAACTGATCCTCAACAGATAATTTTTCCCCAAACAAAGGAAGGGGTAAAAAAGGCTCCATACATAAAGACAGTTAAAAATATAGATTCCATTTTAATATTatcctctctttttttaaaatcatttataacaaacaaaaaagggaaaaaagcaGTTTCATAATAAGTTCAAATACTTTATAAAAATTATCTTCCACAATAAAAAGcattttatttattctttatcCAACTATGCTGCTCCACTAGAACTAACAAGCAAAGAAACAAGAACCTTACAAACAAAGCAAATCTGGATGTGTTGTGACAAGCAGTTACCTTTCATTGCAGAAGCCTTGGTTACAgcctttgactcctcatttgcatccTGAATGTGTCATAAGCAAGTGAGTGACAGGACAGGAAGTACATTGACCAATTGATCAAGTCATTAAGGCAGGCCATCAAAGCATATTAATCATCTAATAGAAAAACCAAATATGTTTAATAGTAACTATTTTGCTTTAGTAATATCCCTTTGCTGTTTATTTGGTCCATTGTAATAACATATCTTTCACGTAACATGCATATAGTGAATAAGAATGTTTCTCTTTGCACCATAATGGTTATTCCCAAGTATCACAGTATTAAGGTCCTTGAGGACATATGTATGATCCTGAATTACACCCTCCACAGCCCACAAGAAGAAC
This DNA window, taken from Magnolia sinica isolate HGM2019 chromosome 14, MsV1, whole genome shotgun sequence, encodes the following:
- the LOC131225810 gene encoding syntaxin-132 translates to MNDLLTDSFEIPRGQTSRDGDIELGSQLTTTSGELGFEGFFKQVQEIEKQIDKVSKLLKKLQDANEESKAVTKASAMKAIKQRMEKDVDEVGKIARFAKSKLEQLDRDNLNNRQKPGCGKGTAVDRSRMSTTLALKMKLKERMSEFQTLRETIHEEYREVIERRVFTVTGTRADEETIDRLIETGNGEQIFQKAIQEQGRGQVMDTLAEIQERHDAVRDLEKKLLELHQIFLDLSVLVEAQGEMLDNIESQVSSAVDHVQSGTTALQKAKKLQKSSRKWMCIAIIILLLIVVITVVAVIKPWIKKGA